DNA sequence from the Nocardioides plantarum genome:
AGCCCGGTGAGCATCAGCAGGTCGACGATCACCGAGCGCAGCTGCGCGAGCACGACCTCGGCGGTCATCTCGTCGGCGCGCTCGACCCGGCCCGTCGCAGCGCCGATCTCGAGGAGCCGGTGGCGCAGGTCGCCGGGCGCCTGGTCGTCACCGAGCTCGGTGACCATCCGCTCCACGACCGTGGCCAGCTCGCCGGCGAGGACGGCGTACGCGTGCGGGACCGGGCGGCGGCGGTAGGCACCGACCGCGACCTGGCGCACCAGCACGCGCGTCGAGCGCAGCGCCCGGTCGAGCGGGCCGACGATGTCGGCCATCCGACGGATCCCCGGTCGGTGCCGGATCCGGAACGGCGAGGAGGCGACGACGGCCATGCCCTCGTCGGCGGCGGCCTGCAGCCGTCGGACGAGGTGGTCGGTGGCGCGGGCGTCGTCGAGCAGGTCGAGGCCGCGCTCGGCGTCGCCGTCGTCCATCACCTCGGAGGCGGCGCGCAGCAGCTCGGCGACCTTGGCCAGGACCACCGCGGCCTGCTCGCGCGGACGGCGCAGCGGGGCCGACGGCACGACGGTGGCCGCCACCAGCGCGACCGCCCCGCCCACCAGGGCGTCGGTCCAGCGCAGCAGCGAGTCACCGGCGCCGGGTGCGAGCGCGGCGACGAACAGCGCCTGCACGGCCGCCTGGTTGACGAACAGGGTCCCGGCGTCGAGCAGCACCGCGGACGTCATGGCGAGCCCGACGATCAGCGCGATCTGCCACGGGCCGGACCCGAGCCAGACGACGAGCAGGTCGCCCAGGAACACCCCGATCGCGACGCCCGCGGTGACCTCGGAGACGCGCCGCAGCCGTTGGGCGTACGACGTGCCGAGGCTGACCACGGCCGCGATGGGCGCGAAGACGGGCACCTGGTGGCCGAGCACGTCGTGGGCGACGAACCACGCGACACCGGCGGCGATCGCGCACTGCGCCACCTGCCAGCGCTTGTCGCGGAAGCGGTCCAGCCGCTGGGCCAGGCTGCGCCGGCCGCGTTGGCGGCCGCGCTCCAACGACACCAGCTCCATGAGTGGGGACTCTGTCACGCCTCGGAGGGCTGGGACTCAGCCGGCGGCGGTCCGGTGCTCGTCGATGCCGGGGTGCTCGTCGCGCACGTCGACCCGCAGCACCCGGTCGAGCGCGGTCAGGCTGAGCACCGTGGCCACCGGCGGCGACGGGCGCCAGACCACCAGGTCGATGCGCAGCACCCGCGCTCGCTTCCAGGTCGCGACCAGCACGCCGAGACCGACCGAGTCCATGAACGTGACCTCGGAGAGGTCGATCACCAGGAGCGAGCACCCGTCGATCAGCGCGTCGTTGAGGAGTCGGCGGATCGCGCCGACCTGGAGGACGTCGACATCGCCGGCGAAGGCGAGGGTGACGCAGTCACCGTGTCGCTCGCTCGACGACGAGAAGCCTGTGCTGGCACTCATGAGCCCTCCTGACGGAGCACATCCTCGCCGAAGATCCCCGCTGCGGCCATCGCCTTACAGGTGAAGTCTCCCCCGGGGTCGCCCCGCGCCGCGGCTACTCGCCCAGCAGCGCGTCGTCGTAGGCCTGGCGCGGTCGACGTACGGCGGCCAGCAGGTCGGGCTCGGCGGCCGCCTCGGCGAGCACGGCCAGGGTGCTGCGTACGGCGTGGGGCGGCAGCGCCGCGAGGTCGTCGGCCCAGGCCCGCGCGACCGTCCCGGCGTCCCCGGCGGGGACCACGCGGTTGGCCAGCCCGAGCGCGACGGCCTCGACGGCCTCGACCCGGCGGCCGGTGACGGCGAGCTCGGTGGCCACGCGCGGAGGCACCAGGCGCGGCATCCGGACCAGTCCGCCGTTCTCCGCGAGCCGGCCGCGGGCGACCTGGTCGAGCGCGAGGACGGCGTGGTCCTCGAGCACGACGAACGGGCAGGCGAGCAGCGCCTCGAGCCCGCCGCCCAGGGCGTCGCCCCCGACCGCCGCGACCACCGGCTTGGTCACCCGGCGCGCGGTGAGCCCGGCCCAGCCGGAGCGGGGCAGGTGGTCGGGCTCGCCGGTGAGGCCGTCGGGCA
Encoded proteins:
- a CDS encoding STAS domain-containing protein, giving the protein MSASTGFSSSSERHGDCVTLAFAGDVDVLQVGAIRRLLNDALIDGCSLLVIDLSEVTFMDSVGLGVLVATWKRARVLRIDLVVWRPSPPVATVLSLTALDRVLRVDVRDEHPGIDEHRTAAG
- a CDS encoding FUSC family protein, encoding MELVSLERGRQRGRRSLAQRLDRFRDKRWQVAQCAIAAGVAWFVAHDVLGHQVPVFAPIAAVVSLGTSYAQRLRRVSEVTAGVAIGVFLGDLLVVWLGSGPWQIALIVGLAMTSAVLLDAGTLFVNQAAVQALFVAALAPGAGDSLLRWTDALVGGAVALVAATVVPSAPLRRPREQAAVVLAKVAELLRAASEVMDDGDAERGLDLLDDARATDHLVRRLQAAADEGMAVVASSPFRIRHRPGIRRMADIVGPLDRALRSTRVLVRQVAVGAYRRRPVPHAYAVLAGELATVVERMVTELGDDQAPGDLRHRLLEIGAATGRVERADEMTAEVVLAQLRSVIVDLLMLTGLGQLEATDALPPPPR